One part of the Thermodesulfobacterium commune DSM 2178 genome encodes these proteins:
- a CDS encoding efflux RND transporter periplasmic adaptor subunit, producing MKKWVFLWLIVCLFFLGCQKKSEKKANLLPSSSTKVERGTIYLEVTATGAVKPQVGAQVKVGSRISGRVEKLFVTTGDKVKAGQLIAIIEHQDLQEEVNRAFNEYKEALANLEKIKQVYPHQISAQTKKVKSSMAELLQIERELQRNKMLFQEGLISKNDLERLERDYEVKKSTLEYEKANLEALKSEYEKQLSIARASVEAAKNVWNAAKIKLNYAFIYSPISGVVSEVTTQQGETVVAGLNAPTFITVVDLSRLQVECYVDETDIGKISVGQEATFTVDSYPNKVFRAKVKKIYPGAIIKNNVVFYDVVLEILDPYENLLRPEMTAQVNIIAGKKENVLLVPSKAVKIDPQGNYFVMVKKGDKWEKRLIKIGWESKGKIEVVEGLKEGEEVGLWETK from the coding sequence ATGAAAAAATGGGTGTTTTTATGGTTGATCGTTTGTTTGTTTTTTTTGGGGTGTCAGAAAAAATCAGAAAAAAAGGCTAACCTTTTACCTTCTTCTTCTACCAAGGTAGAAAGGGGAACAATTTATTTAGAGGTAACAGCTACCGGAGCGGTAAAACCTCAGGTCGGAGCTCAAGTAAAAGTAGGCTCAAGGATTTCAGGAAGGGTAGAAAAACTTTTTGTTACCACAGGAGATAAGGTTAAAGCAGGTCAACTTATAGCCATCATAGAACATCAAGACCTTCAGGAAGAGGTTAACAGAGCTTTTAACGAATATAAAGAAGCCTTAGCCAATTTAGAAAAGATAAAACAGGTTTATCCTCATCAGATCTCAGCACAAACTAAAAAAGTTAAATCATCTATGGCAGAACTCCTTCAAATAGAAAGAGAACTTCAAAGAAACAAGATGCTTTTCCAGGAAGGTCTTATTTCAAAAAATGATCTCGAACGGTTAGAAAGAGATTATGAGGTAAAAAAATCTACTTTAGAATATGAAAAAGCTAATCTTGAGGCTTTAAAATCTGAGTATGAAAAGCAGTTATCCATCGCCAGAGCCAGTGTAGAGGCTGCTAAAAATGTTTGGAATGCAGCTAAGATTAAACTTAATTATGCCTTTATTTACTCCCCTATTTCTGGGGTGGTTTCAGAGGTTACAACCCAACAAGGAGAAACTGTGGTAGCAGGGTTAAACGCCCCTACTTTTATTACGGTGGTTGACCTCTCAAGACTTCAAGTAGAATGTTATGTAGATGAAACAGACATAGGAAAAATTTCAGTAGGTCAAGAGGCTACTTTTACCGTAGACAGCTATCCCAACAAGGTCTTTAGGGCTAAAGTAAAAAAGATATACCCTGGTGCTATCATCAAAAATAACGTGGTTTTTTATGATGTGGTGCTTGAAATTTTAGACCCCTATGAAAATCTACTGCGTCCTGAGATGACAGCCCAGGTTAACATCATAGCCGGGAAAAAAGAAAACGTACTTTTGGTGCCTTCCAAAGCAGTAAAGATAGACCCCCAAGGAAATTATTTTGTGATGGTAAAAAAAGGGGATAAATGGGAAAAAAGATTAATTAAAATAGGCTGGGAATCCAAAGGAAAAATCGAAGTAGTAGAAGGGCTGAAAGAAGGTGAGGAAGTAGGTTTGTGGGAGACAAAATAG
- a CDS encoding ABC transporter ATP-binding protein, whose protein sequence is MGDKIVILEDIQKTYQIGKVSYQVLKGIDLEVEQGEFLVIMGTSGSGKTTLLNIIGLLDKPTSGRYFLEGEEVSKFDSKKLAYIRNRKLGFIFQAFHLVPWATALENVLLPLLYRPEGFSKDDEKRAISLLERLGLGERIHAKPKELSGGQQQRVAIARALITNPKLLLADEPTGNLDSASSKEVMNIFKELNAEGLTIIMVTHDPEIAKNGKRIKIIADGIFVDEKQV, encoded by the coding sequence GTGGGAGACAAAATAGTAATCCTGGAAGATATTCAAAAAACCTATCAAATTGGGAAGGTTTCCTATCAAGTTCTAAAAGGAATAGACTTAGAGGTAGAACAAGGAGAATTTTTAGTAATCATGGGAACTTCTGGGAGTGGGAAAACGACCCTTTTAAACATCATAGGTCTTCTTGATAAACCTACCTCAGGCAGGTATTTTTTAGAAGGAGAAGAGGTGAGTAAGTTTGACAGTAAAAAATTGGCTTATATAAGGAATAGGAAACTGGGGTTTATCTTTCAGGCCTTTCATTTAGTCCCATGGGCAACCGCTTTAGAAAACGTGTTGTTACCTTTACTTTATAGACCGGAAGGATTTTCTAAAGATGATGAAAAAAGAGCTATTTCTTTGCTTGAAAGATTGGGGTTAGGAGAAAGAATTCATGCTAAACCTAAAGAACTTTCAGGAGGACAACAACAAAGAGTGGCAATAGCCCGAGCCTTGATCACCAATCCTAAACTGCTTTTGGCAGATGAACCTACAGGCAATCTTGACAGTGCAAGCAGTAAAGAAGTGATGAACATATTTAAAGAATTAAACGCCGAAGGACTTACTATTATAATGGTTACTCACGACCCAGAAATTGCCAAAAACGGAAAAAGAATAAAAATCATAGCAGACGGAATTTTTGTAGATGAAAAACAGGTTTAA
- a CDS encoding ABC transporter permease — protein sequence MKNRFKQAFLKDTLKELLSNKINLVFMLLALIISLTALNTIYSLGASAKKQVLDVLANLQFGKDAMLVIAGGGKIIGVTTTRTDTMKMKDVENIERLEFVKLVSPWVRGILEVSYEGFSEKMRIEGVTPSYSLANNWYTKEGRFFSEQDLKNMAKVCVLGAEVPQKIKAKQVIGKKIKIGGEYFEVIGILEPKPSFGHFRHDERILIPLTTAMRRVFNKDYLDAMKILFKENTDIELAKETIRGILRQNHNLYGIQPDDFRLITPDMAIERFTATTRILTVFLLAISVISLVISGVIIMNLMYANIEERAPVIALRLALGATPSNIIQHYLTMALIVALISGFIGWWLSLGLMQLISFFSPLKPLFSWATFFISLGFSMLTTIIFSLIPAYKATQIEPSILLKSL from the coding sequence ATGAAAAACAGGTTTAAACAGGCCTTTTTAAAGGATACATTAAAAGAACTTCTTTCAAACAAGATAAACCTGGTTTTTATGCTTTTAGCTTTGATCATAAGTTTAACGGCTTTAAACACCATCTATTCCCTAGGAGCCTCTGCGAAAAAACAGGTCTTAGATGTATTAGCTAACCTTCAGTTTGGTAAAGATGCCATGCTGGTTATTGCTGGAGGAGGAAAAATCATAGGGGTTACTACCACAAGAACAGATACCATGAAAATGAAGGATGTAGAAAACATAGAAAGACTTGAGTTTGTCAAGCTTGTCTCTCCTTGGGTAAGAGGTATTCTTGAAGTTTCCTATGAAGGTTTTTCTGAAAAAATGAGGATAGAAGGGGTGACTCCGTCTTATAGTTTAGCTAACAACTGGTATACCAAAGAAGGAAGGTTCTTTAGTGAACAAGATTTAAAGAACATGGCTAAGGTATGCGTTTTGGGAGCAGAAGTACCCCAAAAAATTAAAGCTAAACAGGTTATAGGTAAAAAAATAAAAATTGGTGGGGAATATTTTGAGGTTATAGGAATCTTAGAACCAAAGCCTTCGTTTGGACATTTTAGACATGATGAAAGGATTTTAATCCCTTTAACCACAGCGATGAGAAGGGTGTTTAACAAGGACTATTTGGATGCGATGAAAATTCTTTTTAAAGAAAACACAGACATAGAGCTGGCTAAAGAAACTATCCGTGGCATACTAAGACAAAACCATAACCTTTATGGTATTCAGCCTGATGATTTTAGACTTATCACCCCAGATATGGCCATAGAAAGATTTACAGCAACCACTAGGATACTTACCGTGTTTTTATTAGCTATTTCAGTAATCAGTTTGGTGATAAGTGGGGTGATCATCATGAACTTGATGTATGCTAACATAGAAGAGCGTGCCCCGGTAATAGCGTTAAGATTAGCCTTAGGGGCAACCCCTTCTAACATAATTCAACATTATCTTACCATGGCCTTAATAGTAGCTTTAATAAGTGGTTTTATCGGATGGTGGTTAAGTTTAGGGCTGATGCAACTTATCTCCTTTTTTAGCCCTTTAAAACCTCTTTTTTCCTGGGCTACCTTTTTTATAAGCCTTGGTTTTTCTATGTTGACCACCATCATTTTTAGCCTTATCCCAGCTTATAAAGCCACCCAAATAGAACCTTCTATCTTATTAAAAAGCCTATGA
- a CDS encoding ABC transporter permease yields the protein MMLKYKLLWGGLFYKKLRLVLSIIGIIIGVSSLLLMNAFGEAAKIRTLKEIETFGPEVLMVVAGNVRVSAGRAIQTEVTTTLKPEDAEALRKIGGIRFISPYFTGDAIVRYAGNTVSTVLNGVNEEYLRLRKFSLEEGRNFLKDEILSYKKVVILGNKVKAQLFGKENPVGQTILINKLPFKVIGVLSPIGIDASNADQDDQVLIPYTIAISAIYNVDYIRGIFISVEDLSNLSFIEKQIDSILSKRHKVTEKNKDFTIVKAEDILQAKTQTTNLFSSLVKSISVLCLVVGALGVTAIMTLAVNERKKEIGIRKALGAKEQDILLQFLIESVIVTLLGGIIGIVLGVVLTLILLPLFNYPLIFPVIPILTSTGLTIIFGIFAGVYPSYKASKVDPIVLLRSF from the coding sequence ATGATGTTAAAATACAAACTACTTTGGGGTGGATTGTTTTATAAGAAGTTAAGGCTTGTTTTGTCTATTATCGGTATCATCATCGGGGTCTCTTCTTTGCTTTTGATGAACGCCTTTGGAGAGGCAGCTAAAATCAGGACTTTAAAAGAAATAGAAACCTTTGGGCCAGAGGTTTTGATGGTAGTGGCTGGAAACGTAAGGGTTTCTGCAGGAAGAGCCATTCAAACAGAAGTAACCACTACTCTTAAACCTGAAGATGCAGAGGCTTTACGAAAGATAGGTGGTATCCGCTTTATTTCTCCCTATTTTACCGGAGATGCTATCGTAAGATATGCGGGAAACACGGTAAGTACCGTTTTAAACGGGGTTAACGAAGAATATCTAAGACTAAGAAAGTTTTCTTTAGAAGAAGGTAGAAACTTTCTGAAAGACGAGATTTTAAGCTATAAAAAAGTGGTAATCTTGGGAAATAAGGTCAAAGCACAACTTTTTGGAAAAGAAAATCCTGTAGGACAGACCATTCTTATAAACAAACTCCCTTTTAAGGTTATCGGGGTTTTAAGTCCTATAGGGATAGATGCTAGCAATGCAGACCAGGATGATCAGGTACTTATACCTTATACCATAGCTATTTCTGCGATTTACAACGTTGATTACATAAGAGGTATTTTTATCTCAGTAGAAGACCTTTCAAACCTTTCCTTTATCGAAAAACAAATCGATTCCATCCTGTCTAAAAGGCATAAGGTTACTGAAAAAAACAAAGATTTTACCATAGTTAAGGCTGAAGATATTCTTCAAGCTAAAACCCAAACAACCAATCTTTTTTCTTCTCTAGTAAAAAGTATTTCCGTTCTTTGTTTAGTGGTTGGTGCTTTAGGAGTAACAGCCATCATGACCCTTGCGGTTAATGAACGTAAAAAAGAAATAGGAATAAGAAAGGCTTTAGGTGCTAAAGAACAAGACATTTTGTTACAGTTTTTGATAGAAAGTGTAATCGTTACCCTATTAGGAGGTATTATAGGGATAGTTTTAGGAGTGGTTTTAACCCTTATCCTGTTGCCTCTTTTTAACTATCCTTTGATATTTCCTGTTATTCCTATCCTTACCTCTACAGGGTTAACGATAATTTTTGGGATTTTTGCAGGGGTTTATCCATCTTATAAAGCCTCTAAGGTGGATCCTATAGTACTCTTAAGATCCTTTTAG
- a CDS encoding ATP-dependent helicase — protein MKVLKTTRLEFLKDLNSAQLEAVQTIFGPLLVIAGAGSGKTKTLTSRMAYLVAQGVPPEKILLLTFTKRASKEMIQRAGLLLKIDCDKIMGGTFHSIAQYMLRFYGYLLGYPSNFTIIDRGDSEDLINLLRNSLGLAEAKKRFPKKETLANIYSKMINQQKTLEELLKNHYPQFLDFYYEIERLLIEYQNYKKEHHLMDYDDLLVNWLTILKNFPQVREEVGKRFEFIMVDEYQDTNTLQGEIIRYMGERHQNVMVVGDDSQSIYGFRGANYRNIFDFPKLFPNTRIIKLEQNYRSTQPILDLANHIIAKSKLKYTKNLFTLRKNGEKPILFFAEDEADSSRFIAEKVLELREKGIKLSQMAVLFRSASHSFDLEMELAKRGIPFIKYGGLKLLEAAHIKDFISILRIMVNPKDFLSWNRVLLLLEGIGPRTAEKILEAIKQTSNDLFFSLERLPYKFSFLEFKNLISLLTGVNSFKDKPSQCLLKVWEFYQPVFQRLYYEDYHRRERDIEALIDLSEKYTTLEEFLTDLMLEPIEITEKDPDSLTDHLILSTVHSAKGLEWHTVFIISLIEGRFPSVYSLENEEELEEERRLFYVAVTRARENLFLISPLTTYVRGEGKTLARISQFVKDLPPNLVRIYSRKEEPKKGTNESDNGKKIGEISFTENFIRFRVGDMVKHPHFGLGEVMEVLSEEKVRVNFTQKGPTLLNLKYTKLEKVIN, from the coding sequence ATGAAAGTGTTAAAAACCACCCGGTTAGAATTTTTAAAAGACCTAAATTCTGCCCAGCTTGAGGCAGTACAAACAATTTTTGGTCCCCTTTTGGTAATAGCTGGGGCAGGTTCAGGAAAAACTAAAACTCTTACCTCAAGGATGGCCTATTTAGTAGCACAAGGAGTTCCTCCAGAAAAAATATTGCTATTAACCTTTACAAAAAGAGCTTCGAAAGAGATGATTCAAAGAGCTGGACTTCTTTTAAAAATAGACTGTGATAAGATCATGGGAGGAACTTTTCATTCTATAGCTCAATACATGCTTAGGTTTTACGGCTATCTTCTGGGTTATCCTTCTAACTTTACCATTATTGATAGAGGAGATTCTGAAGATTTGATAAATCTTTTGCGGAATAGCTTAGGACTTGCTGAGGCCAAAAAAAGGTTTCCTAAAAAAGAGACGTTAGCAAACATTTACAGTAAAATGATAAACCAACAAAAAACCTTAGAAGAACTTTTAAAAAACCATTATCCCCAGTTTTTAGATTTTTATTACGAGATAGAAAGGCTTTTGATAGAATATCAAAATTACAAAAAAGAACATCATCTAATGGATTACGATGACCTTTTAGTAAACTGGCTTACCATACTTAAAAACTTTCCTCAAGTAAGAGAGGAAGTAGGGAAACGTTTTGAGTTTATCATGGTAGATGAATACCAAGACACCAATACTCTTCAAGGGGAGATCATCAGATATATGGGAGAAAGGCATCAAAACGTAATGGTAGTGGGGGATGATTCTCAAAGTATTTATGGATTTAGAGGAGCTAATTATAGAAATATTTTTGATTTTCCTAAACTTTTCCCTAACACTAGAATCATTAAACTGGAACAAAACTACCGAAGCACACAACCTATCTTAGACTTAGCCAACCATATCATCGCTAAATCTAAACTAAAGTATACGAAAAATTTATTTACCCTAAGAAAAAACGGGGAAAAACCTATTTTATTCTTTGCCGAAGATGAGGCAGATTCAAGCAGGTTTATCGCAGAAAAAGTTTTAGAACTAAGAGAAAAAGGGATAAAACTTTCACAGATGGCGGTGCTTTTTAGGTCTGCTTCTCATTCTTTTGATTTAGAGATGGAACTTGCTAAAAGAGGAATACCTTTTATAAAATACGGAGGGTTAAAACTTTTAGAAGCAGCTCATATAAAAGATTTCATTTCTATCTTAAGAATAATGGTTAATCCTAAAGACTTTTTGTCCTGGAACAGGGTGCTTTTACTGCTTGAGGGTATTGGACCAAGAACAGCAGAAAAGATATTGGAAGCTATCAAACAAACCTCTAACGACCTATTCTTTTCTTTAGAACGACTCCCTTATAAATTTTCTTTTTTAGAGTTCAAAAATCTAATCTCTCTCCTAACCGGAGTTAATAGTTTTAAAGATAAACCTTCTCAGTGTTTACTAAAAGTTTGGGAGTTTTATCAGCCTGTGTTTCAAAGATTATATTATGAAGATTATCACCGAAGAGAAAGAGATATAGAAGCCCTTATAGACCTTTCCGAAAAATACACTACTTTAGAAGAATTTCTTACAGACTTAATGTTAGAACCTATAGAGATAACAGAAAAAGATCCTGATAGCCTTACCGACCATTTAATCCTTTCTACCGTACATTCCGCCAAAGGATTAGAATGGCATACTGTTTTTATTATCTCACTTATAGAAGGTAGGTTTCCTTCGGTTTACAGTTTAGAAAACGAAGAAGAATTAGAGGAAGAAAGAAGACTTTTTTATGTAGCGGTAACCAGAGCAAGAGAAAATCTATTTCTTATATCTCCTTTAACGACCTACGTAAGAGGAGAAGGGAAAACCTTAGCACGAATCTCTCAGTTTGTGAAAGATTTACCTCCCAATTTGGTAAGAATTTATTCCAGAAAAGAGGAACCAAAAAAGGGTACTAACGAATCAGATAACGGTAAAAAAATAGGTGAAATCAGCTTTACAGAAAATTTCATTCGTTTTAGGGTAGGAGATATGGTAAAACATCCCCACTTTGGTTTAGGAGAGGTAATGGAGGTCCTTAGTGAAGAAAAGGTTAGGGTAAATTTTACGCAAAAAGGTCCTACCCTTCTCAATCTAAAATATACAAAGTTAGAAAAAGTTATAAACTAA
- a CDS encoding PilZ domain-containing protein — translation MLERVELSKKITLSVLQRNISLGSLEYLPTHIKQNLDFHLKKAILLYSQHKVEYLTIKPITGNSLEIQVFDSSKFEIGKIILIILQEGQIRYIFQCLVKKIENNRLEVEILPPRYDERIKISGNIPVFMSIMQKNIGNQFLQSDYYLIRESNFDIKFFEETQEIYFYDLVIDNQNNVDPVFKNYISKNNLMGVLVDISSGGACVKVPSLLLSFSEEDLNQLFMFYLKFEIPSKEKKIKFGLLSSLRNLRYEQNSTYFHFMFLLSFKNEIWKKIKSLLTFSTFV, via the coding sequence ATGCTTGAACGGGTTGAACTTTCCAAAAAAATTACTTTAAGTGTACTACAAAGAAACATTTCTTTAGGATCTTTAGAATACCTTCCCACACATATTAAACAAAATCTTGATTTTCATTTAAAAAAGGCTATTCTTCTTTATTCTCAACACAAAGTAGAGTATCTTACCATAAAACCTATAACAGGTAACAGCCTCGAAATACAAGTCTTTGATAGTTCAAAGTTTGAGATAGGAAAAATAATACTGATAATCCTCCAAGAAGGGCAAATAAGATATATTTTCCAATGTCTTGTCAAAAAAATAGAAAACAATCGGTTAGAGGTCGAAATTTTACCTCCAAGATATGACGAAAGGATAAAAATATCCGGGAACATTCCAGTTTTTATGTCTATAATGCAAAAAAATATAGGTAATCAATTTTTGCAATCAGATTATTACCTGATAAGAGAAAGTAACTTTGATATTAAATTTTTTGAGGAAACACAAGAAATCTACTTTTATGACCTGGTTATAGATAATCAAAATAACGTTGACCCTGTATTTAAAAATTATATTTCTAAAAATAACTTGATGGGAGTTTTGGTAGACATAAGTAGTGGAGGGGCTTGTGTTAAGGTCCCCAGTTTATTATTATCCTTTTCTGAAGAAGATTTAAACCAACTTTTTATGTTTTATTTAAAATTTGAAATACCTTCAAAAGAAAAAAAAATCAAGTTTGGATTGCTTTCTTCTCTTAGAAATCTTAGATACGAACAAAATTCAACCTATTTCCATTTTATGTTTCTACTTTCTTTTAAAAACGAAATTTGGAAAAAGATAAAATCTTTACTAACTTTTTCCACCTTCGTTTAA
- the mfd gene encoding transcription-repair coupling factor — protein sequence MNSKVFLFKNLEKIFNKNQFKLSLNSDNIGFLACFVAEAIRGPFPKDQVVWAIFPEFSQAEEFFQAFKIFSEEKIGLYPEIDLLPFKDTLSYSQEETERLGILWNLNQYKVIAGDVCSFLKKLVPKEVLKKEYVYLILGEKVDREDLLLRLLDLGYERVGVVREKGTFTVKGGVVDIWSPNYEYPVRLEFFGDQIIGLKHFNPENQKSFLNLEEISIVPCKEVFLPEDLKSLYQRIFSLKGKIPEDYLSKLLTQIEQKSFTENPEFLLPIFYAQPSSSFDYLKKTPCFLVYEPELIENKIESFWEKIRINALKAKEKGKFFFEPEDVYLTTQEFFNYLEKGSLIKAGKLFWVSSVNEETLNLEVGQKEIGIVAPNERIEAGFNLLKVSLEEGDRVWLVVGDSQISQTILEGLKVRGIEDTKGLEFKQGYLKRGFYLKDQKFWVTSEVELFGRSYFKEKSSKQGLKRAKGYFRKFEDLKPGDLVVHRVYGIGKYLGLKILNIEGVEGEFLEIEYEGGDKLYLPVFRLDELYPYVSLTEKPPKLDALGKKAFLIKRKKIEKELSEVVQELLSLYAERKALKSYSIPFPALAYEEFRATFPYEETPDQKMAIEEILQDLCSNKPMERLLVGDVGFGKTEVALRAIFVAAYSGKQVAFLVPTTILAEQHYRNFKPRLEPFGIKVGVLSRLRSEKEQKQTLKSLAEGEIKVVIGTHRLLSHDVEFKDLGLIVIDEEHKFGVRQKEKLKRLKKNVKVLSLSATPIPRSLQLSLLGVFDLSVIESPPEGRKPIKTVLAKFDPEVIKYAIEKELERGGQIFFVNPRIHGLSSLANYVKKLCPGVKVEIIHGQMSSELIEKNLYKFLNKEIDMLVCTPIIGSGIDIPSANTIIINRADMLGVADIYQLRGRVGRSQETAYAYLLVPSLKNLSEDAQKRLKALMKFTDLGAGFKLALSDLKIRGAGELLGIKQAGHINTVGYELYLELLENTIKALKGEDIEDWEPEVNLKVPAFIPKEYVPETEERLSLYRELVVNKTKEDLLEFIELLRDKYGEMPEPVKNLVKIYLLKIYMKDLKIPLVELRGNELIFLIKKKEILPRFRVLNKKGLSFYTKQDKKGTKISFKLQGKNPIDLAVEVLESLNEGGKS from the coding sequence ATGAACTCTAAAGTGTTTTTATTTAAAAATTTAGAAAAAATTTTTAATAAAAATCAATTTAAACTGTCTTTAAATTCTGATAACATTGGTTTTTTGGCTTGTTTTGTAGCTGAGGCTATAAGAGGTCCTTTCCCTAAGGACCAGGTTGTTTGGGCTATTTTTCCAGAATTTAGTCAAGCAGAAGAGTTTTTTCAAGCCTTTAAAATTTTTTCTGAAGAAAAGATCGGATTATACCCGGAGATAGATTTACTTCCGTTTAAAGACACCTTGTCTTACTCTCAGGAAGAAACCGAAAGATTGGGGATTCTCTGGAACCTAAATCAATATAAAGTGATAGCAGGAGATGTTTGTAGTTTTCTAAAAAAATTGGTTCCTAAGGAAGTGCTTAAAAAAGAGTATGTCTATCTTATCTTAGGAGAAAAGGTAGATAGAGAAGATCTTCTTTTACGGCTTTTAGACCTTGGATACGAAAGGGTAGGGGTTGTTAGGGAAAAAGGAACCTTTACGGTTAAAGGAGGTGTAGTTGATATCTGGTCTCCTAATTATGAATATCCAGTAAGACTTGAGTTTTTTGGAGACCAGATAATAGGGTTAAAACATTTTAACCCAGAGAACCAAAAAAGCTTTTTAAACTTAGAAGAGATAAGTATCGTTCCTTGTAAAGAGGTTTTTTTGCCAGAAGACTTAAAATCACTTTATCAGAGAATTTTTAGTTTGAAAGGAAAGATACCAGAGGACTATCTGTCTAAGTTGCTAACCCAAATAGAGCAAAAAAGTTTTACCGAAAATCCCGAGTTTTTGTTGCCTATTTTTTATGCTCAACCATCTTCTTCTTTTGATTATTTAAAAAAAACACCCTGTTTTTTGGTATATGAACCGGAGTTAATAGAAAATAAGATAGAAAGTTTTTGGGAAAAGATTCGTATAAATGCCCTTAAAGCTAAGGAAAAGGGGAAATTTTTTTTTGAACCAGAGGATGTTTATTTAACTACTCAAGAATTTTTTAATTACCTGGAAAAAGGTAGTTTAATCAAGGCTGGCAAACTTTTTTGGGTTTCTTCTGTCAATGAAGAGACTTTAAACCTTGAGGTAGGGCAAAAGGAAATAGGGATAGTAGCTCCTAACGAAAGAATTGAGGCAGGGTTTAACCTTTTAAAGGTTTCTTTAGAAGAGGGAGATAGGGTTTGGTTGGTTGTAGGTGATTCTCAGATCTCTCAAACCATTTTAGAGGGGTTAAAGGTAAGAGGTATAGAGGATACTAAAGGGTTAGAGTTTAAACAGGGTTATTTAAAACGAGGATTTTATCTAAAAGACCAAAAGTTTTGGGTCACTTCAGAGGTTGAACTTTTTGGAAGAAGCTATTTTAAAGAAAAAAGTTCTAAGCAAGGTCTTAAAAGAGCTAAAGGTTATTTTAGGAAGTTTGAGGATTTAAAACCAGGAGACTTAGTGGTTCATAGGGTATATGGTATAGGAAAATACTTAGGACTAAAAATATTAAACATTGAGGGTGTAGAAGGTGAGTTTTTAGAGATTGAATATGAGGGAGGAGATAAACTTTATTTGCCGGTATTTAGGTTAGACGAACTCTATCCTTATGTCAGTTTAACCGAAAAACCTCCTAAGTTAGACGCTTTAGGGAAGAAAGCCTTTCTAATAAAAAGGAAAAAGATAGAAAAAGAGCTTAGCGAAGTAGTACAAGAGCTGTTATCTCTCTATGCAGAAAGGAAGGCTTTAAAAAGCTATTCTATTCCTTTTCCTGCTTTAGCTTATGAAGAGTTTAGAGCCACTTTTCCTTATGAAGAAACCCCTGACCAGAAGATGGCTATAGAAGAGATTTTGCAGGATCTTTGTAGTAATAAACCGATGGAGAGGCTTTTGGTAGGGGATGTGGGTTTTGGAAAGACAGAGGTAGCCTTGAGGGCTATTTTTGTTGCAGCTTATTCAGGAAAACAGGTAGCTTTTCTTGTTCCTACTACCATTTTAGCAGAGCAACATTATCGTAATTTTAAACCAAGGCTTGAACCTTTTGGGATAAAGGTTGGGGTTTTATCAAGGCTAAGAAGCGAAAAAGAGCAAAAACAAACTTTAAAAAGTCTGGCTGAAGGTGAAATCAAGGTAGTTATAGGTACCCATAGATTACTTTCCCATGATGTAGAGTTTAAAGATTTAGGGCTTATAGTTATAGATGAAGAGCATAAGTTTGGGGTAAGACAAAAAGAAAAATTAAAACGATTGAAGAAAAATGTAAAAGTTCTTTCTCTTTCAGCTACCCCCATACCAAGAAGTTTACAGTTAAGTTTACTTGGGGTTTTTGATCTTTCGGTGATCGAATCTCCTCCTGAAGGGAGAAAACCTATTAAAACCGTTCTAGCAAAATTTGACCCAGAGGTGATAAAATATGCGATAGAAAAAGAACTGGAAAGAGGGGGACAGATTTTTTTTGTAAATCCAAGGATACATGGTCTAAGTTCTTTGGCCAACTACGTTAAAAAATTATGTCCAGGAGTCAAAGTAGAAATCATTCACGGACAGATGTCATCAGAACTTATAGAGAAAAACCTTTATAAATTTTTAAACAAAGAGATAGATATGTTGGTTTGTACCCCTATTATAGGAAGTGGAATAGACATACCTTCGGCTAATACTATCATCATTAACCGGGCTGACATGTTAGGGGTGGCTGACATTTATCAGTTAAGAGGCAGAGTTGGACGTTCTCAAGAAACAGCCTATGCTTATTTGCTTGTACCATCGTTAAAGAATCTTTCCGAAGACGCACAAAAAAGACTTAAAGCTTTGATGAAGTTTACTGATTTAGGCGCAGGTTTTAAATTAGCTTTGAGTGATTTGAAGATTAGAGGGGCAGGGGAGCTTTTGGGAATAAAACAAGCAGGACATATCAATACGGTAGGATATGAACTATATTTAGAGCTCCTTGAAAATACCATAAAAGCTTTAAAAGGGGAAGATATAGAAGACTGGGAGCCAGAGGTTAACCTAAAGGTGCCTGCCTTTATTCCTAAGGAGTATGTTCCTGAGACTGAAGAAAGATTGAGTTTATACAGAGAGTTGGTGGTAAATAAAACCAAAGAGGATTTGTTAGAGTTTATAGAGCTTTTAAGAGATAAATACGGAGAGATGCCTGAACCTGTAAAAAATTTAGTTAAAATCTATCTTTTAAAAATATACATGAAAGATTTAAAGATACCGTTAGTAGAGTTAAGAGGAAACGAACTCATTTTTCTGATAAAAAAGAAGGAAATATTACCTCGATTTAGAGTCCTTAATAAAAAAGGACTTTCTTTTTATACCAAACAGGATAAAAAAGGGACAAAAATTAGTTTTAAACTTCAAGGTAAAAACCCGATAGACCTTGCGGTTGAAGTTTTAGAAAGTTTAAACGAAGGTGGAAAAAGTTAG